Below is a genomic region from Rhizobium sp. TH2.
CTGAACCCCGTCGTCCCCTACGCCCACTGGCGTTGGCCGTCGCCTCGTTGTTCCTCGCCGCAAGCTCGTTGTTGTTGTCCGCTGCGCAGATCGGCTCGCCCCCTGTCTCGGGCTACGGCATCGACTATGAGGCCAAGTGACGAAAGAAGGGGGCCGGCCACTCGCTTTGATTTCGCTGACAAATCAGCTCTCTCGACGAGCGGCAAATTTTAGGCCTCTGTGGACCAAGCGAGAAAATTGTTCCCGACGATGGGCGAGACTGTTCGAATCGGGCCTACATGCCGATTGGCGTTCGGGACCGGGCTCGTCCCCTCCTACGCCTCCCGCGTCGCCGACCACGTCGTCTTCTTGGATGCCGGCATAGTGGTGGAAAGCGGCACCCTGAAGGATGTTTCCAGACACCCGCGAGCGAGCGGACCAAGGGTTCATCGCATCGCTGAGTGCGGCGGTGCCTCATTCGATCGAGGGGCGGCGCTCGCCGACGTAAGGAGATTTCCAAGTTCATTGACAAGATCCTCGACAGAGCCCTCGCTGGTCGCGGACGCGCTGCGCCGGATTTCGTTCAGCATGCCGTCACCGTTGAGGCCCGGTTCGTCCGGGCTTTCCGTCCTCCTACGAAGCGCGCGAAATGATACCACCGACTTGTGATAGAACGGTGTTGCATGAAGTTCCATTGGATCCACCTTCTTCAGAGAAAGCCGTTGAACTTGGGAAGCCATGCGCGCCGGCGCACTGTCCCGGCTATTTCCAGCTTACTGAACGCGGCGCCTCCAGCAGAGAATTGATGGCGACGGCCTACTGCCATTTGCGCGAGTGCTAAATTTAGTAATTGCCCACAGGACCAAATTGTTCGAGGTAAGAGCAGACCGGCCGGCGACTACCCGCGCCTTTATGGCCCGCCGCCTCGGTCGCTCTCTTCGTTCACATTAGGTTCACTGCGCTCGCCCTATCGTGCGCGCAAGTCGCAGTTCAGGTTGTCGTATCGGCTGCAAAGAAACGATGGAGCCCGATATGCAGGCAATCTCGAGAGAAACGAGCGCAAACCAGGCGCAATTCCAGATTATCAAGACGGTATATGAAGCGCTGAGTTCCGCTGATTGGTTCTACGATACTGATGAGAGCCGGCAGGACATTTCGGATTTGGTGATGCGCCGGTATCGTCAGGGATACACTGAGGCGGCGGGTCTGCTCGCCGCCTGCGAACCAACAGTGAGGGAGCGTTATTCGCGGTCCTGATCGCCGGGGTCCCAACCTAGCGCTCGACAACGTTCTTCTCCCGCGGCGATACCCTCCTGACGGTCCGCAAACGGACCCAGGAGCGCAACTGGTATTTCGTTGAAGATAACCGTCACGTGCTTGGTAATCGGGTCCCACATTAAATCCATCCCGGCTGAATAGGTCACGCGCTTGCTCCCGTTTTGTGTAGACGCTTCGCAAGCAGTAATCGTTCATTGGAAAATTACTTTCTTACGAGCGAGTGACGCAGCCAGGTGGCGAATAGGCCAGCCAGCGCGCCATAGTTCCCCACCAGCGGTTCGAAGGGTGCCGCGAGGTCCATCGTCGTTCCTGTATGTTCAACGTGGGCCGCGGCCTGACTCGCAACATGTTGGGATATCACCCAGGGTTTTTCAGGGTTAACTTGGTCGCATGCTTCGTCTAGGGGGACTCCGCGGGGCAAAAGGGGAGTGCTGGCGGGCCTCCCCTTCGCAATTTTAAGGGTCAGCTGCGCGCGCCACCGACCCAAAAGCCCAGGATCAGACCTGAGCTCCAAGAGCTCTTCCTCGCGACGACCTTAAATACTCTAGCACGTCCCGAAGTTATGATTACTACCGCTCGAATAATGCTTGCGCCCTGGCACGCCTGAACGCGACCAATCTGAACCGAGGACACGATGCTGAAAGTTCTTAAAGCGAACGGCAGAAGGGAATCTCGTTCTTGTCGTGAGGGATGGCTCCAATGACCGGCGCGAGCCAAGGTTCACGTCGAACGGTCCACACTTCGACCGTCGGCATGATCGCGTTGGGCGCATCATCGAGAGTCCCCAAGAACACCTCAACGCCGTCCTGCAGAAAATAGAAGAGCCGAGAGCCGCAGACCGGGTAGAACGACCTCTTCTCGAAGGTGCGAATTTCTCCGGATATCTGGAATTGGTCGGCTCGCCAGTTCGCGGTTGCGGAAAACGCGGAGCCGGTGATCCTTCTACACGTTTGGCAGTGGCACAGCCCCGACTGATTAGGCTCGCCTCGGACCTCATAGCGCACAGCGCCGCAAAGGCATCCTCCTGTACGTATTCGTTCAACAGCCATGCTCTTTCTCCGGCGCAAGGTGATGGTCGAGATGTCAGCTCGGAACGAAGTTCTCACAATCAATGAACGAGGGGGAAGCCGCCTCCCCCTCCCTGCCCTCGGCATCCTGACGGTTGTCCGAAGCAGGACGCGAATCTGGCACATCGGGGTTTCGGTCTGAAGAGTCCAAGACGTGAACGAAAAACTTTTCCCGACTGCCGGACGTCCCCGAAATCAGGCTTGAGTTGAAACCGCATCGTGGGCTGGCTCGGATGTCCCGCGATCCGTTCACGTGGAATCGAATCCATGAATTGATTTCGACGTGGGGTCCGAACTCAGATGTCCGTCTGGCAGACTTCATGGGTGATCTCCCCTCCTGCAGCATTGCCGTTCCACAAAGCGACGCGGCGCGGTAGGGTCAGAACAGGAGCATGCCGATGGTGCTGAGACTCATGACGAGCGCGGTGAAGCCACTGATGAAGACCATCCAGCGCGGGGCTTTCAGCTCTCCCATGATGGCGGGGTTCCGCGCCATCATGACCATAAGGACGATGATCGGCGCCGCGAGCACGCCGTTGACCACTGCGCTCCAGAACAAGGCGCGAACCGGGTCGATGCCCAGCATGGTGACGGCGATGCTGCCGAGCGTGGCGACAACGATCGTGGCATAGAAGGCTTTGGCTTCCTTGAGCTTCTTGTCCAGGCCTTCTGGCCAACCGAAGCTCTCGGCGACGGCGTATGCGGCTGAACCCGCCAGCACCGGGACAGCGAGCAGTCCGGTTCCGATGATGCCCGCCGCAAAGACCGCGAAGGCGAACTCCCCCGCCACCGGCTTGAGCGCTTCCGCAGCCTGGGCCGAGGTCTCGATCTTGTCGACGCCGTTCACATGCAGCGTCGCTGCCGCCGCCACGATGATACAGAGCGCCACGAGGTTGGAGACTCCCATGCCGACGAGCGTGTCCATCCGAATGCGGCCGAGTTCGGGTTCGGCCATCTCGGGGTTGCGCCGCAGGCGGGCGAGCTTCCGGCGCCTCAGTTCCTCAACCTCCTCCCCCGCCTGCCAGAAGAAGAGATAGGGGCTGATCGTGGTGCCGAGGATGGCGACGAAGGCGGTGAAGTGGTCCCCGGAGAATTCGAATGTGGGCATCACGATGCCGCCCAGTGCTTCTCCCCATGGCACGCCGACCACCAGCACGACTGCCACATAGGCGAACAACGACAGCGTCAGCCATTTCAGAATGGAGACATAAGCGGCATAAGGCACGAAGACCTGAATCATGGCGCAGAGGATGCCAAACATGAGCGCGTAGGCGACTTCCGGCCCCCCCACGAGCAGCCGGAGCGCCGCTCCCATCGCGGCAAGATCGGCTCCGATGTTGATGAAGTTTGCCGTGAACAGCAAAGCCATCGCGCCGTAGGCCAGCCGTCGGTGGTAATGGAGTTTTAGGTTCTTTGCGAGGCCCTTGCCGGACACCGCGCCGATGCCCGCGCTCAGCCCCTGGACGGCCGTCATGAGGGGGTACGTGAACAACATCGTCCAGCCGAGGGTGTAGCCGAACTGGGCACCCACCTGACTGTAGGTGGCGATCCCACTCGGATCGTCATCCGCCGCTCCGGTAACGAGCCCCGGTCCCAGCGCCTTGAAAAAGCTTGGGCTTTCCTGCAGGGTTTTCCTGCCGAGTGGCGCAGGTGCTTCCATTGCATCATCCGGAGAGTTTCTGTGCCGCGACAATGCGCGGAAAGCGATACGAGTTCCGTTGATCCGAAAGAGGGCGTCCCGTTGTCGTCATCGGGCGATGTCACGACATTGATGGACGGTGGCTGATGACGGCAGGCCTCGTTCTCGTCCGTCAAATGCCCGGATCGGCTAAAGGCGTGATGTTTCTGACGATCGAGGATGAGACCGGTCCGGCCAACGTCGTCGTCTGGCCGAAGCTCTTCGAGCGGCGTCGATGCGTCGTGCTCGGATCGAGCATGATGGCGATCAATGGCTGCATTCAACGGGAAGGGGAGGTCGTGCACCTCATCGCCCAGCAGCTGTTCGATCTTTCGGGCGACCTATCGGCCTTGGCCGATCGTGATGGGGCGTTCAAGCTGCCGGCGGGCCGCGGCGACGAGTTTGCCCACGGTTCGCCGGGAAGTCCGGATTCGCGGGATCGAGCGCCGGCGGTCAAGCCGAGGGATTTTTTCGTCCCCGACCTTCATATCGATACGCTGAAGGTGAAGGCCAGGAATTTTCACTAAGGAATCCACCCTGTCGCCGGTGGTGTTCTAGCTCCACCCATTGATGTGCCCGGCCATTTACAGGCCGGTCAGGACATTGTAGCTTCATCTCATATGCTCAACTTCTGCAAATCCAGACGCTGTCGCTTTCAACAGGGAGCCAAGCTGTGGGATATCCCACTCACCCGAGCCCAATTCCGCCATTGGCCTGCCGTTAACGTCGGCGGGATTGATCTGGAACGCGCGGCAAAAGGACTCGCTGGCTGCTAAAATGAGAAGGTTTTCGTCGAGCATCAGTAGGGGCGTGTCGGATGATAGAACGACGGCCAGCGCGAAATCGAAAGCGAGTTCTGGAGCGTTGGTTGGCTGATTGGTCATGATGGCCCTTCAAGGGCGCTGGAGGCTTTCCAAGCGAAAGCAAAAACCGGCAGAAAGTTCTGAAAGTGGTGTGGACGTTTGGCCAGACCGCCGCCCGGAAGCACTGCGTCTATTTCGGAAACCCCAAAAGCAAGGCAGCCGACCTTTCTCGTCGAACCGCTCTCAAGAGAAGCGATGCGATCGCGTAGATCGGTAATTACCCTGTTGCGGGCAGCAGTCATCATTCACGCGTCCCTTGAAGGCCGTGTTGGAGTATCGACTTCATGTCGTTCGAATGCAGATGTTCTCTATCTGTTCCGATGTCGTCAAAGAGTCAAGCAACCAAGAATAGGAATATTATCTCTCAACTTAGGAAACCAAGAGATTCGCTTTGCGAATCATGGCCCTGGACCGATTGCGGAGATTTGGTCGGAGTGGAAATAAATTCCCGGATTCGCAACTTGTGATCCGCCGCTTGGCATTTGGCAATTCCATCGGTTACGATACCAGCAGTGTTCACGGGAATGGTCACTGCCCATGTGCAATCTGTACCGCATGGAAGACAAGGATTGGGTTGCCAAATGGGCTCAGGATGCCGAGAGCATGATCAATCTCATGCCAGC
It encodes:
- a CDS encoding GFA family protein, with the translated sequence MAVERIRTGGCLCGAVRYEVRGEPNQSGLCHCQTCRRITGSAFSATANWRADQFQISGEIRTFEKRSFYPVCGSRLFYFLQDGVEVFLGTLDDAPNAIMPTVEVWTVRREPWLAPVIGAIPHDKNEIPFCRSL
- a CDS encoding PAS domain-containing protein; its protein translation is MTNQPTNAPELAFDFALAVVLSSDTPLLMLDENLLILAASESFCRAFQINPADVNGRPMAELGSGEWDIPQLGSLLKATASGFAEVEHMR
- a CDS encoding NRAMP family divalent metal transporter → MEAPAPLGRKTLQESPSFFKALGPGLVTGAADDDPSGIATYSQVGAQFGYTLGWTMLFTYPLMTAVQGLSAGIGAVSGKGLAKNLKLHYHRRLAYGAMALLFTANFINIGADLAAMGAALRLLVGGPEVAYALMFGILCAMIQVFVPYAAYVSILKWLTLSLFAYVAVVLVVGVPWGEALGGIVMPTFEFSGDHFTAFVAILGTTISPYLFFWQAGEEVEELRRRKLARLRRNPEMAEPELGRIRMDTLVGMGVSNLVALCIIVAAAATLHVNGVDKIETSAQAAEALKPVAGEFAFAVFAAGIIGTGLLAVPVLAGSAAYAVAESFGWPEGLDKKLKEAKAFYATIVVATLGSIAVTMLGIDPVRALFWSAVVNGVLAAPIIVLMVMMARNPAIMGELKAPRWMVFISGFTALVMSLSTIGMLLF